The sequence CAAGGCAAAGATGGTGCAGTCCGCTGACGAACAAGGTGGCATGAGGGCCAAGTTGAAGAAGGTTCAACGTTCGACTAGGATGGATGTTGATGACGCAGCAACCCAAGAATCGGCTGCGTCCGAAAGCGAAGACGCGGAACAGGACgttgaggaagagcaagaggcggACGATCGtgaggaggaagagccGACACCACCCCAGCCTGAACCCATCCGACGATCTAGACGCTTGCAACACCACGATCCTCGTACGCAGCAAGTCGCACACACCCCCGTCAAGCAGGCCGACAAACCCGCTGGCGCCACGCAGCTCAAGTCGGCGCTGAAAGCCACGCCATTCCGAACGGCAACACAGCCTCAGGCTACACCCGTGAAAGCGCTCGCAGAGACGCCCAAGCCAGCTTCGCACCGCATCCCTCTCTCGGCTGCCAGCAAAGTGCCTTCGAGCACTGTCAAGAAAGACAACTTTGCTGTGAAAGCGTCCATTTCGGACCCTACTGCGCCTAGAGAAAGGAGCTCGCTCAGGCAGGGAGCTGCAAAGACATCTCGCACTCATCAGAGTTCTGGCAAATTCAGCGCTTGggatgaggacgaagagcaGGAGGATTTGCCCGAGGCGAGCGACCTTGCAAAGATCAAGCTGCCCACCAACATGTTCCCATCTGGCTTCTCGTTTGGCAATTCGACGCTGACCCCAGAATCAAGCGATACAGCGGCGGCAAAGAAGGTCGACACCACCTCGGAACCGGTCGCCAAGCCTGCTACCTCGAGTAGTTCGAGCACAGGCGGCTCCTTGCTCGGCCGCCTTGGAGGCATTGACTCCTCTGGCTCGACCGAAACGACCGAGAAGAAGGATGAGCCCAAGCCGGCTGCTGCAATGCCGTCGTTCTCCTTCTCTGCTCCTTCCAAGGATGCACCCAATACAATGCCCAAATTCAGCTTTGGCGCCAATACCGCTCCGATCTCAACAGCAAAAGACGACGACAGTTCGACGAAGAGGTCTACTGCTCCTCCCACGTCGGACTTCTTCAGCAAACCTGTTGAGCCTGCTTCCAAGTCGCTCACCGAAGCTAAAAACGATGGACCCGTGCCCAACTTTTTCGGTAGTACCATGAAAAAGTTCGAGAGCAAGTCTGCAGACGCGCCTTCCGCTGCGCCTACCAGCACCGGTGGATTCTCTTTCGGTgcgtctgcagctgcgagcaGCACGGGAGCGGAAGCGGCGAACAGCAAGCCTGCACCTTTCAGCTTTGGTGCGGCGAAACCAGCCAGTGAGTCGGCGAGCACACGTGTGCCGGCAAGCGCTGCATTTGGGTTGTCTGAGTCGAAGCCAGCCGAGACTggagagaagaagaaagaagATACGCCAGCCAGCAAATCATCGTTCTTCGGCTCGACGCCTCCGTCATCGGCAGCTGGCGGGTTCAGCTTTGGGACGCCGTCGACGCATAGTGCTTCTACCGGATCTAAGCGCAGCGCAGATGGGGATGAGGATCcggctgccaagaagagcaTGCCGAGTTTTTCGTTTAGCGCTCCTGCCGCTGCGTCCAAGCCAAGTGCACCAACTAGTGCGGGATTCAGCTTCGGCGCTCCAGCAGCGTCGGCTTCGGAGAAGAAGGATGatgcatcagcagcaacgtcgAGCGCGGTGCCCAACTTGTTCGGTGCGAAGGGAGAGGATGCTCCCGAGCGCGCCGGTGGCTTGACGAGCGGAGGATTTTCGTTTGGCAAACCGGCTTCCGACAGCAACGCGATCGGGTCTGGAGCGTCCAAGCCGGCAGGACCTGCTTCCAGCTTGAGTGGATTCACGTTCGGGAGCGCCAAAGCGACGTCGTTGGATTTGGCGAAACCAGCTTCTGCAGGTGGGTTCACGTTTGGCGCTGCTAGCACCACCAGCGCGAGTACAGGAAGTAATGCAGCTCCGGAGGCCAAGCCGTCAGCGCCCGCTCCCACTTTCTCGTTCGGTGCTCCGGCGGCTGCCGCTTCTTCGCCGACGACTTCCGCGCCCGCATCTGGCACGACGACGCCTAATGGAACGTTGACGTTTGGATTCGGTGCGCCCGCCAAGACGGACGGAGGCGCTAGCAGCGAGCCGCCAAGCAACTTTTCGTTTGGTGCTCCTGccggcgctgctgctggcgctgcaAGTGGCGCTGCAAGCGGTTTTGGAGGTGGTgtgagctcgagcgcggGCGGATTCGGATTCGGTGCCGGTGCCGGTGCTGAGCCTGCTTCCGCACGCACTCCGAGTGGAGGTGAGATGATGGATGACTCGCCGCAGAAGAATGTGGCGGCGACACCTGCAGCGACACCGAGTTTTACGTTTGGATCGGCGACGCCCACTTCGACATCGATGGCGGCCAAGCCGGCGGGTATGTCGTTCACGTTTGGCGCGCCCGCATCGACTGGCGGTGCGGGTGGTGCCGGAAAtgcatcgtcgacgttTGCGTTTGGTGCTCCTGCTGAGTCGACGACGCAGGGTGGGTTCGGATTTGGCTCTGGCGCGACTACGCCAGGTGCGCACGCTGCGCACGCTGCGCACGCTGCGCCAGCGAGTGGGTTTACATTTGGTGCGAACACGAATCCCACGCGCAGTACGACGCCTGGTGTGGGGTCTGCGCCTGCGTCGCCGTTTCTTTCGGCGGTGAATGTGGCGCCTGGAGGACCAGCTGCGTTCGGTTCGACGCCGGCTAGCTCGACGGCGCGCTTTCAGTTTGCAACACCGCCGGTCCAGACAGGTTTTGCATTCGGTGGCACTGTCCCTTCGGCTGGGTTTACGTCGACGCCCACTGGAGGGTTTGCACTGTCCACACCATCGGCACCATCCACTCCTACTGCGGGTGCAGGTGCGGGTGCGGGTACATTCACGTTTGGGTCCAACATGATCGCGCAAATGCCAGCCGCTCAACCAGGCCTGTTCACCATGGGCGcaccgccgagctcgaatgCGAACTCCCCCACACCCGCTGGTAGACAAATCAAGCCTCTCCGTCAACGAAGGCgctagtcgtgagtcgctGCGATTCATTCTTGGTTTCTCTCATacagcaagcagcttggttTTCGTGCACAAATGCCACGTACCAGCtacgagtcacgagtgccgATCGCACGCGCTGCGTCATGAGTCATATTACTAGCAAGCTATAAATGCTGATCAGAGCTCGTGCATGGTGATCGCACACATTccagtcgtgaattgaGCGAGACGTGATATGGTGAATGCAGTGCGATGCGGTGGACATGGGAATGATTGTTTGGGAAATTCAGCATTGCGGCGTGAGGCGGGCGCGGTGTGCGGGATGAGCGCGATCGAGTGATGCGTGCATGTTTGGAGCGACCGGCGTAGTGGAGGCGAGGTGAGGATACTCAGGGACCGAGTAAGCGTTGGTGTGTGGTGTGTGTGGATGAAGGCGAGACTCGCGTGGTGGGGCGTCGGGTTGGGGTtgggcttgggcttgggctGCCGCGTTTCTGCTGGCGAGGAAACTAGTCAATCCAGcgccgatggcgaggacgagcgtAAACAAGATCGACGGCACCAGCGTCGAGAGTGGCGGGCGCGGTGGAAGGCTCGAAGTGCGTTTAGGCTTGGGCTGATGCGACTTTGCAAACatgttgctgatgctggGTGGGGTGATGGTATGGGCGACCATCGTGGTTGCTGAAAACGCGAGGCGTGCGGGCCAGAAGATCACATGTCGTGCCGCAAGCACGGCGGCGCGACGCGTATGCGTGTCGGACGAGCGGCTCGTCGACGCGAACCGACGCTGGTTCGGCACAGACGGCTGGTGGCGCGCTTCGCTGttcgtgctcgtgctcgcgctcgcgctcgcgctgctACCGACATCGACTGCGAGCATGCGCAAACCCCAGTCCAACGTCGTTCCAAATCTGTGCCTGGTCCTTCCGGCCACTGCGCCGACGCGCTGCGTGCGCTCGCTCACGTCGTCCCACGCCGTGAGCATGTAGCTCGCGCACAAAAAGCacgcgagcgagagcacgGTGATGCTCGATATGCTCAAGAAGAGCGTCATATGCAGTACCGGTCGCAACGGTGCTGACAGCTGACGTGTCAAAGCGAGCGCCAGATTTCCCGCTGATGCGAGCTGTTTGTGCGCCACATTGAGGCTTTCCAGAAGCACTGCATCCGGAACCGAGCTTGAACGACGATGTTGTTGAGCGCGAGCACCTGCGCTTGGCGCTGCACCACCCGCCCGCGTCCCCGCATGCTGAAACGCCGAATCTTCACGGAGCGAACCACGTCGGCTGTTGGGCAAAGAGAAGCTCGTAGTACGGCGCGCACTTGCGCGAACGCCCTGACGCGCGCGTCTCGTGCTGTTGGACCGCGGCGGTAGCGAGTCAAACGTGGTGCCGAAATTCAACGCTGACTGGCTCGAGCTTAACGGCTCTGGGTAGTCTTCGACCGTGGGTTGTTGGTGAATCCTGGTAGCCTGATCGAAGCTTACATGTCGGTCGCGTCGATTGGCAGGGCCAACGTACGCgtcggcatcctcgacgcTAACGCTGCAAGCTGGCGCGCGGCGCCGATCAGCGTGCGTGTGAGCGATCGTTGGCGCCGACGCAAGCTTGGCCGTGGTGGTCCAAGACGAACACCTGAGTGTGGTCCTGGTAGTGCTGCTCTTGCGAACTCGCTGAGCTGTGGTGGTGCTAAACTTTGTCACGTCTGCGCTGTCATCCGAGCTGAGCTCTGGTGTATCGGGCAGAGCGTGGTTCGCATACTTGCTGGGCGCGCTTTGATCGGCTGCGAGACTGGTCCATGTGCTAGGGTTGTTGGCGCCAGTAGCATACTTGCCGAGGTGCACTGCGGAATGCGATACCGGGATTCGGTGACAAGAAGAGCTAGATTGGGACGAGGCGAACAACGACGAAGCAATACCGTCTTCGCTCATGACGCGCATCCTTCGCCCACTGGTGCTGCGAGAGAAGGTGTGGCCCGAGTCCGAGGCATCTGTGACGCTTGTCGATTCGGACCAGGTGCAAGACGAGACCATCTCGGGGCTGTTGGCTGTGGTTCGCACACCTGGtcgccttgtcgagctaAAGTCGCGCTCCTCGGCGGTTGGGAATGCAAAACGGATGTGATGCTGTGGAGTGTGTTGACCTGTCGATGCACCACCAAACTCGTCGCTGGAGCCGTCTGCTAGGCTCGACTCTGACTGATGCGCGTGGGCATGCTTGAGGGAAGCGGCGTCGTGCGAGCGGTGGCTCGACTTGAGTGCTGAGCGAGGCAAAGTGGCGGATGTGCCGGCGTGGAAGGACGATCTCCTGCTAGAGGCGGCAGTGGAGGATTCGGATTGGTCTTGTTGACGCTGCTCGGTGGGGAGACCAGAGAGTCGCTTCCAAGCGCTTCGTTCCGAAGGCGTGGCGTGAGCGAGAGCGGGGTTATTGCGTCGGCGAGACGCACTCGAAGAGCGTTGCGCCTTGCGAAGTCGCTCTGCAAGCTGGCCTGGAGGCAAGATGT comes from Mycosarcoma maydis chromosome 18, whole genome shotgun sequence and encodes:
- a CDS encoding uncharacterized protein (related to Nuclear pore complex protein Nup214); this encodes MDFPSQHPDSPARPLAGAARARVLARQNRTSSLKPYARPSSGLVASGSSVSLRTDTDSPARQPSTPSNNSLAPPSTQAARSAFSPLRAAASPIALLGSVRKMVAKPFSWLTSVAASVEPELGMPMSSSTNSLSSIARKRAAAQASIKSVDDNDTSDERQAPTRAARAVGERLAAGLRSRSNLHDDEESQLRPPTSTLSFSVSMSRLAPGPAPPQASRHQSPSNHEGSLAGPSALPRFNDKATAWSTRSSKRTLDVGSRPVDQSDSLEVMSDISRTSPSQTQLYHARSQHALRSPRSQLLGYRGSLLRPDEAMSESGSTTLSHSHSFSAFGYGNEVRYTDSAFGLPPSSSPFQISTRNSFSRRSRVPFSPGLFSEKGTPGQTSRAGSAGLRGASPAPSAGYSPARLREATPQRRNWNGINLAAASAPSVGDEMMREYLASRTLPGINPSVRRNLGLSVDEPMITSSSVAGGSVMDETESITPSRLGKRDIDMSVDGDSERFGAAGTPSKRRMVWHPELGFISHEELKAREPKLPSPKNEAERLLNVLETLRKPTATSRGLGQTKGASAQIHVPAPISDVSTTRSNKTQEGKQADGIAPYTRYLRKAKMVQSADEQGGMRAKLKKVQRSTRMDVDDAATQESAASESEDAEQDVEEEQEADDREEEEPTPPQPEPIRRSRRLQHHDPRTQQVAHTPVKQADKPAGATQLKSALKATPFRTATQPQATPVKALAETPKPASHRIPLSAASKVPSSTVKKDNFAVKASISDPTAPRERSSLRQGAAKTSRTHQSSGKFSAWDEDEEQEDLPEASDLAKIKLPTNMFPSGFSFGNSTLTPESSDTAAAKKVDTTSEPVAKPATSSSSSTGGSLLGRLGGIDSSGSTETTEKKDEPKPAAAMPSFSFSAPSKDAPNTMPKFSFGANTAPISTAKDDDSSTKRSTAPPTSDFFSKPVEPASKSLTEAKNDGPVPNFFGSTMKKFESKSADAPSAAPTSTGGFSFGASAAASSTGAEAANSKPAPFSFGAAKPASESASTRVPASAAFGLSESKPAETGEKKKEDTPASKSSFFGSTPPSSAAGGFSFGTPSTHSASTGSKRSADGDEDPAAKKSMPSFSFSAPAAASKPSAPTSAGFSFGAPAASASEKKDDASAATSSAVPNLFGAKGEDAPERAGGLTSGGFSFGKPASDSNAIGSGASKPAGPASSLSGFTFGSAKATSLDLAKPASAGGFTFGAASTTSASTGSNAAPEAKPSAPAPTFSFGAPAAAASSPTTSAPASGTTTPNGTLTFGFGAPAKTDGGASSEPPSNFSFGAPAGAAAGAASGAASGFGGGVSSSAGGFGFGAGAGAEPASARTPSGGEMMDDSPQKNVAATPAATPSFTFGSATPTSTSMAAKPAGMSFTFGAPASTGGAGGAGNASSTFAFGAPAESTTQGGFGFGSGATTPGAHAAHAAHAAPASGFTFGANTNPTRSTTPGVGSAPASPFLSAVNVAPGGPAAFGSTPASSTARFQFATPPVQTGFAFGGTVPSAGFTSTPTGGFALSTPSAPSTPTAGAGAGAGTFTFGSNMIAQMPAAQPGLFTMGAPPSSNANSPTPAGRQIKPLRQRRR